The following proteins come from a genomic window of Sorghum bicolor cultivar BTx623 chromosome 3, Sorghum_bicolor_NCBIv3, whole genome shotgun sequence:
- the LOC8069814 gene encoding ABC transporter G family member 38, translating to MEMLSRGLHGMASPDATPYFSGASSRRRSGADEVDDEEALQWAAMERLPSFERLRTGLMRAAADASSSDVSGGGPGVRMRRRRHAHEEVDVRAMGLAQRQAFVDRVFRVAEEDNERFLKKLRARIDRAGIQIPTVEVRFRDLNVEAECHVGTRALPTLANVSLDVAEGLLRRVGVKLGKRRTLHILKGVSGVVRPSRMTLLLGPPSSGKTTLLLALAGKLDPTLEASGEVTYNGYGLDEFVPQKTAAYISQNDVHDGEMTVKEVLDFSSRCQGVGQRYELLKELAKKERQQGIYPDPEVDLFMKATSVHGATLQTDYILRILGLDMCADILVGNELMRGISGGQKKRLTTGEMLVGPTKVLFMDEISTGLDSSTTFQIIKCIQQIVHMGEATVLASLLQPTPEVFELFDDVMLLSEGQIVYQGPREYVLEFFERCGFRCPQRKGVPDFLQEVTSKKDQEQYWIQNEKPYHYVSVPEFVAKFKKFHMGKSLRKQLSVPFHKRKIHKSALVFSEKSVSALELLKASWSKEWLLMKRNSFVYVFKTVQGTFVAIVASTVFLRTQMHTSTEEDGQIYIGALLYAMIVNMFNGFAESSIILARLPVVYKHRDFLFYRPWALVLPNVLLRVPASIFESIIWVAITYYTIGFAPEASRFFKHLALVFFIQQMAAGLFRLVSGLCRTVIITNSAGSLAVLFMFTLGGFILPKDAISKWLIWGYYCSPITYAYTAMASNEMHSPRWMDKFAPDGRRLGVAVLENSNIPTNKEWYWIAMGALLGFTVLFNVLFTLSLMYLNPVGKPQAILPEETDTSLEDTEEGKMLDITKRTKIPTPEPLSSNSMITLDKVLEQLRGQSPNTSDRSHMNASTRIHPRRGMILPFEPLSMSFSEINYYVDMPAEMKSQGVTADKLQLLSGISGAFRPGVLTALMGVSGSGKTTLMDVLSGRKTGGYIEGEIYISGYPKNQETFARISGYCEQNDIHSPQITIRESLLFSAFLRLPKEVTNQEKKIFVDEVMELVELDGLKDAIVGLPGVNGLSTEQRKRLTVAVELVANPSIIFMDEPTSGLDARAAAVVMRTVRNTVNTGRTVVCTIHQPSIDIFEAFDELLLMKRGGQIIYSGPLGRDSHKVVEYFEEVPGIPKIKEGCNPATWMLDVTSASTEVQLKIDFAEHYKSSTMYERNKALVKELSKPPPGSSDLYFPTQYSQSTFDQFKFCLWKQRLTYWRSPDYNLVRMVFALFTALMLGIIFWRVGSKMESSADLLIIVGSMYFAVAFVGFNNCITAQPVIAVERTVFYRERAAGMYSAIPYAFSQVVVEIPYVFVESVIYTLIVYSMMSFQWTPAKFFWFFYTSFLSFLYFTYYGMMGVAITPNPQVASIFAAAFYGLFNLFSGFIVPRSRIPVWWIWYYWICPVAWTVYGLLVSQYGDVEDFIKVPGKPDQQVKTFIKDYFGFDLEFMGVVAAVLAAFTTLFAFIYVYCIKRFNFQQR from the exons ATGGAGATGCTGAGCCGAGGCCTGCACGGCATGGCGAGCCCCGACGCGACGCCCTACTTCTCGGGCGCGTCGTCGCGGCGCCGCAGCGGGGCCGACGAggtggacgacgaggaggcgCTGCAGTGGGCGGCGATGGAGCGGCTGCCGTCCTTCGAGCGCCTGCGCACGGGGCTCATGCGGGCGGCGGcggacgcctcctcctccgacgTCAGCGGCGGCGGCCCCGGCGTCCGGatgaggcggcggcggcacgcgCACGAGGAGGTGGACGTGCGCGCGATGGGGCTGGCGCAGCGCCAGGCGTTCGTGGACCGCGTGTTCCGCGTCGCCGAGGAGGACAACGAGCGGTTCCTCAAGAAGCTCCGCGCGCGGATCGACCGCGCGGGCATCCAGATCCCCACGGTGGAGGTGAGGTTCCGGGACCTCAACGTGGAGGCGGAGTGCCACGTCGGCACCCGCGCGCTGCCCACGCTGGCCAACGTCTCGCTGGACGTGGCCGAGGGCCTGCTGAGACGCGTCGGGGTCAAGCTCGGCAAGCGGAGGACGCTCCACATCCTCAAGGGCGTCTCCGGCGTCGTCAGGCCGTCCAGGATGACGCTCCTGCTTGGCCCGCCGTCTTCCGGCAAGACGACGCTCCTGCTCGCCCTGGCCGGCAAACTGGACCCAACTCTTGAG GCGAGCGGGGAGGTGACCTACAACGGGTACGGGCTGGACGAGTTCGTGCCGCAGAAGACGGCGGCGTACATCAGCCAGAACGACGTCCACGACGGCGAGATGACCGTCAAGGAGGTCCTCGACTTCTCCTCGAGGTGCCAGGGTGTGGGCCAGAGATACG AGCTGCTCAAGGAGCTGGCGAAGAAGGAGAGGCAGCAGGGGATATATCCCGACCCGGAAGTCGACCTCTTCATGAAG GCGACTTCAGTTCATGGAGCCACTCTGCAGACAGACTACATTCTCAGG ATCCTCGGGCTGGACATGTGCGCGGACATCCTCGTCGGCAACGAGCTAATGCGCGGCATCTCCGGCGGCCAGAAGAAGCGCCTCACCACAG GGGAGATGCTGGTCGGCCCGACCAAGGTGTTGTTCATGGACGAGATCTCCACGGGACTCGACAGCTCCACCACCTTCCAGATTATCAAGTGTATCCAGCAGATCGTGCACATGGGCGAGGCCACCGTCCTGGCCTCGCTGCTCCAGCCCACGCCCGAGGTATTCGAGCTCTTCGACGACGTCATGCTGCTGTCCGAGGGGCAGATCGTCTACCAGGGGCCCCGCGAGTACGTGCTTGAGTTCTTCGAGAGGTGTGGCTTCCGGTGCCCGCAGAGGAAAGGTGTCCCTGATTTCCTTCAGGAG GTTACATCAAAGAAAGATCAGGAACAGTACTGGATACAGAATGAAAAACCATATCACTATGTATCAGTACCTGAATTTGTTGCAAAGTTCAAGAAATTTCATATGGGGAAGAGCCTCAGAAAACAACTTTCGGTTCCTTTCCACAAGAGAAAAATACACAAATCTGCTTTGGTCTTCTCTGAAAAGTCTGTCTCTGCTTTGGAGCTTCTCAAGGCCTCATGGTCCAAGGAATGGCTTCTCATGAAGAGGAATTCATTTGTGTACGTCTTTAAAACAGTTCAG GGAACTTTTGTTGCAATAGTAGCCTCAACGGTGTTCTTGCGAACACAAATGCATACAAGTACTGAGGAAGACGGGCAAATCTATATAGGAGCACTTCTTTATGCCATGATAGTTAACATGTTCAATGGTTTTGCTGAGTCATCTATCATTTTGGCAAGACTCCCTGTAGTCTACAAACATAGGGATTTTTTGTTCTATAGACCATGGGCTCTTGTACTTCCGAATGTTCTATTGAGAGTTCCTGCCTCCATATTCGAGTCAATAATTTGGGTAGCTATAACTTACTACACCATTGGCTTTGCCCCTGAAGCTAGCAG GTTCTTCAAACATTTAGCTCTCGTCTTCTTTATCCAGCAGATGGCTGCAGGACTCTTCAGACTTGTCTCGGGCTTATGCAGAACAGTTATCATAACTAACTCAGCAGGGTCACTTGCAGTCCTTTTCATGTTTACACTAGGAGGATTTATCCTACCAAAAG ATGCAATTTCAAAATGGTTGATATGGGGCTATTATTGTTCACCTATTACTTATGCATACACTGCTATGGCCTCTAATGAAATGCACTCTCCAAGGTGGATGGACAAATTT GCACCTGATGGTAGGAGATTGGGAGTGGCAGTTTTAGAAAATTCAAACATTCCCACCAACAAGGAATGGTACTGGATTGCTATGGGTGCACTTTTAGGTTTCACTGTTCTATTCAATGTGTTATTCACACTGTCACTTATGTACCTAAATC CTGTTGGAAAACCACAGGCAATTCTGCCTGAAGAAACTGATACAAGTCTAGAGGACACTGAGGAAGGAAAGATGTTAGATATAACCAAGAGAACAAAAATCCCAACACCAGAACCGTTATCCTCAAATTCTATGATCACAT TGGATAAGGTACTTGAACAGTTACGTGGTCAGTCCCCAAATACTTCTGATAGGTCACACATGAATGCTTCTACCAGAATTCATCCAAGAAGAGGGATGATTCTTCCGTTCGAACCCCTCTCCATGTCCTTCAGCGAGATAAATTACTATGTTGACATGCCTGCA GAGATGAAAAGTCAAGGAGTAACAGCAGATAAGCTTCAGCTGTTGTCAGGGATATCTGGGGCTTTTCGACCTGGTGTCCTCACTGCTCTTATGGGTGTGAGCGGGTCTGGAAAGACTACTCTCATGGATGTTTTATCTGGAAGGAAGACTGGTGGATATATTGAAGGAGAAATTTATATATCTGGTTACCCTAAGAACCAAGAAACATTCGCAAGAATATCAGGTTACTGTGAACAAAACGACATCCACTCTCCACAGATCACTATAAGGGAGTCCCTGCTCTTTTCTGCCTTCCTGCGTCTTCCTAAGGAAGTCACCAACCAAGAAAAGAAG ATATTCGTGGATGAAGTTATGGAATTGGTTGAGCTTGACGGCCTCAAGGATGCTATTGTTGGTCTTCCTGGTGTGAACGGGCTTTCAACAGAACAACGAAAGCGATTAACGGTCGCTGTAGAGCTTGTGGCAAACCCCTCAATCATCTTTATGGATGAACCAACTTCAGGTCTTGATGCAAGGGCTGCTGCAGTTGTTATGAGAACTGTTCGGAACACCGTCAATACTGGAAGAACTGTTGTCTGCACTATCCATCAACCAAGTATTGACATTTTTGAAGCTTTTGATGAG CTGCTTTTAATGAAAAGAGGAGGGCAGATCATATACTCTGGGCCACTGGGTAGGGACTCACATAAAGTTGTTGAATACTTTGAG GAAGTTCCTGGAATCCCAAAGATCAAAGAGGGGTGCAACCCTGCTACATGGATGTTGGATGTAACCTCAGCTTCTACAGAGGTTCAGTTGAAGATTGATTTTGCAGAACATTACAAGTCATCAACTATGTATGA GCGGAACAAAGCATTAGTCAAAGAGCTGAGTAAGCCGCCTCCTGGTTCCAGTGACCTCTACTTCCCCACTCAATACTCACAGAGCACCTTTGATCAGTTCAAATTCTGCCTCTGGAAGCAACGGTTGACTTACTGGAGAAGCCCTGATTACAACCTTGTCAGAATGGTCTTTGCATTATTTACTGCCTTAATGTTGGGGATTATATTTTGGAGGGTTGGCAGTAAGAT GGAGAGTTCAGCAGATCTTTTGATCATCGTCGGATCAATGTATTTTGCTGTCGCATTTGTTGGCTTTAACAATTGTATAACTGCTCAACCTGTTATTGCTGTGGAAAGGACGGTCTTTTACAGGGAGCGCGCAGctggaatgtactcagctatacCCTATGCTTTCTCACAG GTGGTGGTTGAGATACCATATGTGTTCGTCGAGTCTGTCATATATACTCTTATTGTGTACTCAATGATGTCTTTCCAGTGGACACCAGCAAAATTCTTCTGGTTCTTCTACACTTCATTCCTCAGTTTCCTCTATTTCACTTACTATGGTATGATGGGTGTCGCCATAACGCCGAACCCTCAGGTTGCTTCCATATTTGCCGCTGCCTTCTACGGTCTCTTTAATCTCTTCTCAGGGTTCATTGTTCCAAGATCG AGAATCCCGGTGTGGTGGATTTGGTACTATTGGATTTGTCCAGTGGCATGGACAGTCTATGGACTGCTTGTGTCGCAATATGGTGACGTGGAGGATTTTATCAAGGTGCCTGGGAAACCCGATCAACAAGTCAAGACTTTCATCAAGGACTACTTTGGCTTTGACCTGGAGTTCATGGGTGTAGTGGCAGCAGTGTTGGCTGCCTTTACTACCCTCTTTgcttttatatatgtttactgCATAAAGAGATTTAATTTCCAACAGAGATAA
- the LOC8059206 gene encoding uncharacterized protein LOC8059206, whose translation MDHDTSREEEAAAVLWRGTVRAVASGPTPDEAWALLGDFCSLDRWVSTVRTCRRVVEMEVDGAAEPEPEGEGRPDAPGCVRYCEGPVNMAAPGEPVGWSKERLLETDHAGRWYSYELLDSNKGFGRYRATVRVEHDPAGCAVSWSFEADPVKGWTLEGFVAFLDKLARGVAQRLEEEIMVRP comes from the coding sequence ATGGATCACGACACGTCCCGGGAAGAAGAGGCGGCGGCCGTGTTGTGGCGCGGCACGGTGCGCGCCGTGGCGTCCGGGCCGACGCCCGACGAGGCGTGGGCGCTGCTGGGCGACTTCTGCTCCCTGGACCGGTGGGTGTCCACGGTGCGGACGTGCCGGCGCGTGGTGGAGATGGAGGTGGACGGCGcggcggagccggagccggagggCGAGGGCCGCCCCGACGCCCCCGGGTGCGTGCGCTACTGCGAGGGCCCCGTGAACATGGCCGCGCCGGGGGAGCCCGTGGGGTGGTCCAAGGAGCGGCTCCTGGAGACGGACCACGCGGGGCGGTGGTACAGCTACGAGCTGCTGGACAGCAACAAGGGCTTCGGCAGGTACCGGGCCACCGTGCGGGTGGAGCACGACCCGGCCGGGTGCGCGGTCAGCTGGTCGTTCGAGGCCGACCCGGTGAAGGGCTGGACGCTAGAGGGGTTCGTGGCGTTCCTGGACAAACTCGCGCGTGGCGTCGCCCAGCGGCTCGAGGAGGAGATCATGGTGAGACCGTGA